GCGCGTCCGGTAACTTCACGGCAATTAAACGCTGAAGTGTTATTCGCCACCATAGATGCGGCATCATCCCCATAAAAAGTATCCATAAGTTCCATACGTTGGATGGGGAAGTGATGGTGGTAAAGCTCTTTAAAAATATCAACGACTTCATGTGCCAGTTCTTGGTTGACGATTAATTTTCCCGTATGAGTTTTATTATCAAAACCCCAGTAGCTGAGTTGGAGGTAAGCTAATTGCTCTAGTGGTACAGGGCAGCCTTCATGCCAAGTATAGTTTTGCATTTGCGCAGCAATGGTTGGGGGAATAGAACTTATTTCGCTATGAAACACAGGATTTTCCTCAGTTGCTGCGAAAACAAGTGATGAAACGATCAGTGTTACGCCCGGAAGATAACGTATTTTCATGATTTAATTAGCAAGCCAATTAAAACAAAGAGATAAAACAAGTATAGTCTAAGTTTTTGTTTTTAATTTATAGGCAATGAAAAGCGAAAAATCGTTCCTTTGCTTGGAATATTTTCTACCCAAATCGTCCCTTGATGTGCGGAAATTATTTTCTCACAGATGGATAAGCCTAATCCTAGGCCATGCTCCTCAAGAGCCTCCTTACTGCGGTAGAATTTTTTAAATAATTCGGCTCGTTCCTCAGCATCAATTTCCAAACCAATGTCTTCAATACTCACAATCAAATTAATCGTAGTAATTTGTGCAGAAAGGCGAATTTGTGATTTTGGGTCAGAAAATTTAATGGCATTATCGAGCAAATGCATGAGTACCTCTTGAATGTATCGCGGATCCACATTAATTAAGGGCATATGCTCGGGAAGAGTTAATTTTATGGGTCTTTGCTCAAAGAGAGCACTGGAAATTTTGAGAGCTGCATGGATAATTTCCTCTAAGGCACAGGGGGTTTTTTTCAGACTGATTCCCTCGGTTTCAAGACAGATCATTTGATAAAGGTTATTGTTTAAGTGATTTAATTTATTTATCTCATGATCGATGTTGCTTTCAATAAGACGAAGATTTGCTTCTTGATTACTTTTTAAACCATTTATGGCATTAATCACGCTTTTCAGTGGGAAACTTAAATCATGATAAATTGAGGTTAATAATGAGGTTCGTGCGCGATCTCTTTCTATTTCCAGTTCTTTCTTGCGATTTTTTTCATGTAATAAATCAATTTCCAAGGCTAGGGACATTTGATTCACATAAGAATCGAGCAATCCACGTTGTTCAGGAGTAAGTAATTGTTGGTCTCGGGATTGCACCCTTATTACGCCAATGACTCCAGAAGCGCTGGCTAATGGCAAATAAAGAGCGTTAGATAAGGATAGGGTATCTGTACCCATTCCTGCAGGTTGCCCCATATCAAATACCCATTGAGCAATACTTTGTTCTTTTGCATCCAGCCTCATTGATGAGGGAAAACTGACTTGAACTGCGAGATGATTTTTTTTAGGCATTAACGCCATAACATCACTTTCAAAAGTATGAGCAATATACTCGACGCCAAAACTTAATAGCTTATTAATGCTACGTGAACGGATAAGTTGACGACTGAATGCATACAAGGCGGTTGTTTGGTGTTGGGTAAAGCGAGAAGATTCTTCCTGATGGCGAATGAGGATAGTTAAATAGCTAATAGTCTGTGAAACCAGTAGCATGATGATCAGGGTAATTGAAAATTGGATGTCGCTGATTGCAAAACTATATCGTGGTGCAACGAAAAAATAGGCACAAGCAAAAACACTCAATATCGAAGCAAAGAGCGAAGGCCCGCGATGCCCGCATAAAGAGATAAGGATAACTGCCAACAAATAAATCATAATAAGATTCGCAGTGTCGAGAAATGGTTCTAAAGCAAAATTGAATAGGGTCACAAGAGGCAGTACTAGGAGGACTAATCCATACACTTTCCATGGGTATGTTCGCGTTGGTGCTTTTGTTTTTTTTCGCGGTACTTTGTCGCTGCGTCCAGTAATGATGTACACATCAATATCACCGCTTTGACGAACAATCTCATCAGTTAAATTTCTATAAAACCAATCGCGAAGGCGGGTTCTAATATGTTTCCAAATCATAATTTGCGTGACGTTTTGTTCATGTGCAAAACGCAAAACCTCTTTGACAATGTCAAATCCGGATAGTACGTGGGTCTGCGCACCTAGCAGTTCGGCCAAACGTAAATTTTTAATTGCAAGTGTGCGTGCACCATGATTTTTTTGTGGAACATCAATGTATACAGCGATCCATTCTGCCTGTAGGTGTGTTGCCAGTTTTTTGGCTGCGCGAATGAGTTTCAGCGTTTCTGGATTCGGGCCGACGCAAACCAGTATTTTATCTTTTACAGGCCAAATCTCTTTAACACCTTCCCCATGCCGGTACCATAAAACATCAGAACCTACTCGTTCGGCTGTGACACGTAATGCTAATTCGCGTAAGGCAATTAAATTACCTTTACGGAAAAAATGTTCACGGGCAAATTCTGCTTGTTTGGGGATGTATATTTTCCCTTCCTGAAGTCTTTTTAATAAGTCTTCAGGAGGTAAATCAACGAGCTCAATGGTGTCGGCACGTTCAATCATTGAGTTGGGAACGGTCTCGATAATTGGAGCATGAATAATTTGTGCCACATCATCTTTTAAACTTTCAATGTGCTGAATATTTAAGGTGGTATATACATCAATGCCGCGTTCTAAAAGCTCTTTAATGTCTTGCCATCGTTTGGCATGCCGTAATCCTGGGGTATTCGTGTGGGCCAGTTCGTCTACTAAAATTAGCCCCGGATGTCGTTGAAGTGCGGCATCAAGATCAAATTCATAGTAGGTTTTCTCACGATAAGGTACTCCTTTACGAGGAATAATCTCAAAATTATTAAGAAAGCTATCTATTTCCTCACGGCCATGAGATTCGGCAATGCCAATAACCACATCAAGCCCTTGCTGTTGCTTCTCATAGGCATCGTGGAGCATTTCATGAGTTTTACCAACACCAGGTGAGGCACCTAAATAAATTTTGAGTTTTCCATGATGCTCTTGACGTTCTTCTTCCGCTATTCGTTGTAATAAATGGTCTGGGTTAGGGCGATTTTGGGGCATTTCTGCTCCTTAAATTATCCAAAGCAAGATTTAACTCCAAAACATTAACACGCGGCTCACCTAAGATTCTCAATGTTCGTGGCTTGCTGTATTGTTCCACTAGTTGATAGATATCCGCTTCAGGAAGCTTACGTATGTTGGCAATTCGTGGCACTTGGTATCTTGCAGCAACGGGGCTAATCTCAGGATCGAGACCACTACCTGATGCGGTAACCAAATCGATAGGTACAGCTTGTTCATTCTGTGGATCTGCTTGCCTTAAGTGGGTCATCCTTTCTTTCACTATAGACAAAAAATTAGGATTTGAAGGGCCAAAATTTGAGCCGGAGGATGCGGCGCCATTATAGGCATAAGGTGTTGTAGCCGATGGTCGGCCCCAAAAATAGGCTCCATCGGAGAAGGGTTGTCCAATTAATTGTGAGCCAACAAATTGATTATTTTGCTTTATTAAGCTGCCATTAGCTTTCCACGGGAAAAAAATCTGTGCTAATCCAGTTACGGTAAGTGGATAAATAAAGCCAGTTAAAACACTAAGTAAAATAAGCAATATCAACGCAGTTTTCATTTGATTTATTGCTTCTTTTAGCATGATATGTCCTTATATTAAATTGGGCTTAGGTGTATTGCTTTGAGTGCTGATAACATCAAATCAATGATCTTAATGCCGATAAAGGGAATGACTAAGCCTCCTAAACCATATACTAGAACATTACCGCGCAGCAGTTTGGCTGCTTCCACATGGCGATATTTCACTCCTCGTAAGGCTAGAGGAATAAGAAAAATAATAATGAGCGCATTGAAAATCACTGCAGACAATATGGCACTTTCAGGAGTGCTGAGTCGCATAATATTTAAGTTGTTTAAAGTAGGGTAGGTGCTGGCAAATGCTGCGGGTAAAATAGCAAAATATTTGGCGACATCATTGGCAATGCTAAAGGTAGTCAGTGAGCCGCGAGTCATTAACAATTGTTTACCAATTTCAACGACTTCAATTAGCTTTGTGGGATTAGAATCTAAATCAATTAAGTTTCCTGCCTCTTTGGCTGCTTGAGTACCCGAATTCATAGCTACCGCAACATCTGCTTGTGCCAAGGCTGGGGCATCATTTGTTCCATCTCCAGCCATAGCAACCAAATGGCCTTGTGTTTGTAATTGACGAATGAGGTTTAGTTTTTCTTCGGGCTTGGCATTGGCTAAAAAGTCATCGATACCTGCTTCCGCAGCGATTGCGGCTGCGGTTAAGGGATTATCTCCCGTGACCATAATGGTTTTAATACCCATACAGCGTAATTCGGCAAAGCGTTCACGAATCCCTCCTTTGACGATATCTTTAAGATGCACGACACCTAAAATTTTTTTATTTTCAAGAACAACTAAAGGAGTTCCTCCTTGACGGGAAACCTGTTCAACAATTTGATGAGCTTCCTTAGGGAAACTGCCGCTAATTTCTTGCAGATACAATTCAATTGCTTGGGTTGCCCCTTTTCTAATTTGCCGTCCAGGCAAGTTAGCACCACTCATTCGGGTTTCAGCGGTAAAGGGGATAAAGCTTGCTTTTAATTCGCTGATGTCACGGCCACGCAAGCCATATTGTTCTTTCGCCAAGATAACAATACTACGTCCCTCGGGAGTTTCATCAGCAAGTGAAGACAGTTGTGCGGCATCAGCAAGTGCTTCAATGGATACACCTTCTAAGGGGATAAATTCAATTGCTTCACGATTGCCTAAGGTAACCGTACCGGTTTTATCGAGCAGTAATATATCAACATCTCCTGCAGCCTCTACTGCACGGCCAGACATGGCGATGATATTTGCTTGAATCATGCGATCCATGCCTGCAATACCAATGGCGGATAGTAAACCACCGATGGTCGTTGGAGCCAGACAAATAAACAGGGCAACTAAGGTCGTGATGCTGATTACTTTTCCGATGCCTGCACTCGTTACACTGTAAATAGAAAAAGGAAGTAGCGTGGCACAAACTAAGAGAAAAACGATGGTTAGGGCGGCAAGTAAAATGGTGAGCGCTAATTCATTGGGGGTTTTTTGACGTTGTGCTCCTTCAACCAGGGAGATCATTTGATCTAAAAATGTTTCTCCTGGATTGGAGGTAATCCGAATAATTAACCAGTCAGATAGTACCTGAGTTCCTCCGGTAACGGCACTGCGATCGCCGCCACTTTCACGAATTACGGGGGCGCTTTCACCGGTAATAGCGCTTTCATTGACGGAGGCAATCCCTTCAACTACTTCTCCGTCACTTGGAATAAAATCCCCCGTTTCTACTAATACAATATCGCCAGCACGCAAACACCCCGAGCGGATGTGGGTAATTGCCGCATCTTTTTTAGGTTTTGCTAATTTTTTTGCCTGAATTTCATGGCGTGCTTTTCTTAAGGCTTCAGCCTGAGCTTTTCCACGTCCTTCCGCCATGCTTTCTGCAAAATTAGCAAAAATAAGGGTAAACCAAAGCCATAAAGTAATCGCTAAAATAAAGCCAGTATCCGCTTCGCCCTGGCCCAACCATGATTGAATAAATAAAGCGGTCGTTAATAGTGAGGCAATATAAACCGTAAACATAATCGGATTACGAATTTGATATTGTGGAGTCAATTTTAAAAATGAAGCACGTAGGGCAAGTTTGACAATATCACTACCCCAAAAGGATAATCGATGCATTTTAAGATCCATATTGGCCCCACAAGGTTAGATGTTCTACTATTGGCCCTAGTGCTAAGGCGGGTAGAAATGAGAGTGCACCGACCAGAAAAATGATGCAAATGAGCAGGATAATAAACAGAGGGGTATGGGTAGCTAGCGTTCCTGTCGTTTGAGGAATTATCTTTTTTTGTGCTAATGAACCGGCAAGGGCAACTGTGGGTATGGCTATCCAGTAACGAGAAATCAACATGATGAGACTACCAAGCAAATTATAAAATGGCGTATTGGCATTAAGCCCTGAAAAAGCGCTGCCATTGTTGTTGCCTATGGAGGTGAATGTATACAGAACCTCAGTAAATCCATGCATTCCAGGGTTACTAATCGCACTTAACCCACTTTGAGTTACTACTGCTAATGCGGTGGAAACAAGAACACTAAGTGGCATGACTAAAACGGCCACGGATGCCATTTTCATTTCATAGGGCTCAATCTTTTTGCCTAAATATTCAGGCGTTCGGCCGACCATTAACCCGGTTACGAATACGGTAAGAATGACAAACATTAACATTCCATATAGTCCAGAGCCAGCTCCACCAAAGATTGCCTCGTTTAAATGCATCATCCATAAGGGAATTAATCCGCCTAGAGGTGTGTAGGAGTCGAGCATTGAATTTACCGAGCCATTGGAGGCTGCAGTCGTCGCCATACTCCATAGAGCAGAGCTGGTGATTCCGAAACGCGTTTCCTTACCTTCCATATTACCTCCAGGATAGCTGCTGGCGATAGCCGTTGGACTAATACCCATAGAGGTTAACGCAGGATTTCCTTTTTGTTCTGCCATGATTCCGAACATCACAAAAGGAATAAAAACAATAAACATAGCTGTAAGAATAGCCCAACCCTGGCGACGGTCATGGACCAATTCTCCGAAGGTATAACAAAGAGCTGCAGGAATTAATAGAATCGCGAGCATCTCTAAAAAGTTGCTTAAAGGCGTCGGATTTTCAAATGGGTGCGCTGAGTTGGTATTGAAAAAGCCGCCGCCATTAGTGCCTAATTGTTTGATGGCAACTTGGGAGGCAACTGGGCCCATGGGAATAACTTGTTCTGTTAGTGGCTTTGTGGCTGTCTGAATAGTATTGCTCTTGTCTTTAATAGGTTGTCCTGATGCATCAATGAGTGACTGTTGGTCGGTTTGTACAAGGTGGATGGTTTGATTGGGTTTAATATTTTGAATGACTCCTTGCGATACTAGAATTAAAGCAAAGATAAAGGATAAGGGCAGTAGAATGTAGAGGATGCTTCGTACCATATCTACCCAAAAATTACCTAGGTTTGTGCTTTCGTGTTGAGCAATGCCACGACTTATGGCAACCAATAAAGACATCCCCGTTGCTGCAGAAATAAAGTTTTGGGGGGTTAACGCGAGCATTTGTGTAAAATAACTCATGGTGGTTTCACCCGCATAAGCTTGCCAATTGGTATTGGTGGCAAAGCTTACTGCGGTATTTAAGGCTAAATCAGACGTGGGGGAGGGGAATTGGTGTGGATTTAAAGGAAGATAAATTTGCAAACGTTGAATGAGATAAACCGCGAGTAAGCCGAGGAGGTTAAAAATAAGCATGGACGTTAAATAACATTTCCAATCCATGGCTTGGCTCGTTTTAATGCGGCATGCTCGATAAATGAATAGTTCAAGTCGATCCCCAATACGATTCAACCAGAAATGTTTTCCTTCATAGACTTTAGCCATGTACCAGCCTAATGGCTTTACCGTGGCTAAGAGGACTAAAAGAAAAACTATGGTTTGCAATGAAGCGATTAACGTAATCATAGAATCCTTTCTAAGAGCTTGTTTTTATCGGATTAAAAAAATTCTGGTTTAAATAAAACAAACAGCAGATAAACCAGCAAGCCAACAGCAATTATTCCTGCAACTAGATAGGTAATCATTGCTCACTCCGTGACAGTTTATAATAGAAATTGATTAGTCCTAGGCTCAAAATAAAAAACAGTACGGTCACGCTAATTAATAGTAAATCGTCCATAATGATCTCTGTTATTAGGTAATTACGTCTTTTTATTATTCAAAACAATAGCATATGAATGGACATTTGACGATGTTTTTGAAGATGCTTTAAGAAGGGAGTAATTTTTTTATCAAAATGGATTTAATTATTCATTTTTATTTTATAAAATGCCATTTTTGATTTTTTATTGAGCAATAAGATGAAAAAGTACCTGACTCAGTTACACCATGCCATGAGCATTCTTCGTCAAAGACTGACCAATGACAACATGAAAGCGCGCCTGATACTAGCAGCCAAAGTAGAAAAGGAGTTGCAGATTTTCGATGACGAATTTGGTGAGCGAGTAGCTGAGGCCCAAAAAATAGAGGCAGGACGAATTCGCGTCGCAATGGCAAAGACGAAAACCACTGATCCGATTCATGAGCAAAAAGCTGGATTATTAAAGACAATGAGCGAGGTGGGGCATTCCCTGGTTCGAATGAATTTTGATTTAAGAGTCAGCAGCTTATCCTTAAAAGAAGGTTTTAATGGTTGCACGGAACATGCAACATTGATGTTTCTTATTTTAAATAAAGAGTTTTTGTTCGATTCCGATGTATTGATTGAAAGTATTTGTGTCTACGATAAGCTAAATCCAATGATTAACCATAATTTCTTAGTGATTAATCGACGCAGTGGCGATTACCCGTTAACTGATGTCGCCGCATGGGGGGACGATTGTCTCGTAATTGATACCTGGCTCGGTGTGATTGCTGCTCCAGGCGAAATGCCCACAGGTTCGTCTGTTTATGCTTTTCTTCAGGGAAAAGATTTTTGTACGATGGAAGTAATATATAGTAATCGATTGGGTAGGGAGCTTTGTGTATATCCTGAAAACCATTTATTTCATAAAATTGAGCGTGATACCCAACAGGTTATGCAGGCCGAATTTAAAAAAATCATCGATAAATATATTGATGTATTAGATTTACCATGGCTTAAGTCAACCCCTACAGCGATGGCCGGTTCAAGGGCGCTATCTAGGCATGGCCTGTTTCCTTCTAGTAGCGACGCTGACTTAAAAGAACCGCATGAACAATTATATAATGAAATCAAACAACACTGTGCGGGCAAATATCAGCCGGTACTAGAGGCCGTTGAAGGTAAACAATATGCTTTGGCATTACGCAAAGTCAGTGCCATTGGTCAGATAGAACTTCTGAACATATTATTGAGCTATAAGGATTTATTAGGTTTTGATATTAATGAACCCTCAAAGAGTAATGGCAAGACTGCTTTTGACTGGGCTGCTGAGTGTGATAGCACTGAAGCCATGGCTTTAATTGAAAAGCATGGTGGAAAAAGTGGTTTTGTCGAAAATTTATCCCCAAAAATCGGGCAATGATTTTAAGTTTTGAAAGTAATTATAACTCAATAGGTTAATAACAGTGGCGGTTATAACGCCACTACTTATTGAAAGAGTTATGCCCACTTAACGCATTGCTATCAGGTAGGGCACGTTCGTCTTGGCATCGTGTTAGGGCTAGTGCCTAGTTTATTTTCCCTCAATTTATGTTATACCTTAATTAATAGACCACAAAAATTCTCTAATATGTCTCTGCGACGAGGCCACCTATGAAAAGTCGTTATTGGTATTTACTGGTTTTTATCTTTCCTCTTTCCGCAATCATTGGTTTTGTGTTTAGCGGGGTTGCCAGCTATGCGACATTTTTCTTTTTTAGCATGATACTTCCTGCTGCTGAATTTTTTTGTGGTGAGGATTATGTAAACCCCCATACCCTTGAAACGGATTCTCGTACTTACTATAGAGGGGTATTGTATGGGGTGGTTATCAGCCAGGTTATTTTAACCTTTTGGGGGGCTTATGCTGCCAGCCATAGTCAGTACTTATTTGAGGCGATTGGCTATGCGGTTGCTGTTGGTATCAATGGCGGGATTGCCTTTTGTGCAGCTCATGAATTAATTCATAAAAATAATCGTTTTGATAATTGGATGGGGAATATTGTTTTAATTTTTACGGCTACAGGCCATGCTCCTATGGAGCATGTGTTGGTTCATCACGGTCCTTTTATTACGGGAACTCCTGCGGATCACGTACATGCTCCAGATGGGATGAATTTTTACACTTATTATTTAAAGTCTATGGTAGGTCTACGTACCTCAGCTTTTGCTGCAGAAAAGAAATTAATGCGGCGTAAAGGGTATTCTCTATTCAGTTTGCATAATCGCTTAGTGACATTAAATCTCGCCACATTTTTATTGGCTTTATTCTTAACCATCTTTTGGGGGTATGTGGCACTTTTTTATTTCATTGGGGTGGTGCTTGTTAGTAGTATCGTTATTCTGGGGGCCGCCTATATTCAACATTATGGATTGGAACGATTTACGTTGCCGGATGGAAGTTACGAAAAGTTTAGTGCCATGCATTGTTGGAATTCCAATTATATTTTAACTAACTATCTCTTGTTTCAGTTACCTCGCCATTCGATACACCATCTGCGTCCAGGCCGTGATTATGAGGTTAGTGTGGATAGCCCTGAAAATCCGCAATTACCTTATGGATATTTTGTATGTAGTTTGCTCATCTTCATTCCGGGCTGGTGGCGCAAGTTGATGGAGCAACCAGTTCAGAAAAATTTGGAGTTGCGGCGACGGGCAGTATTGTAGTTGGGCCCATGGCAAGCTAAATTTTATAGTCTTTTTTCCATTGTGCATGGGTTAGAGGATCAACTAAGGATAGATCGACATGGTCGGCAGGATTACGAATCCAATAGGCGTAATCCGCGGCAGCCAGAATATAACGATCACTAGCACTATCACCATAAGCATAGACAGTCCCATGTTCTTGGTTATGTAGGAGCTCTCTTAATGCGAGTAGTTTTTTTTCTCCGACAAAGCTATGGTTGGCAATGTTGCCGGTTAAGAATCCTTCATCCGTTACTTCAAGTTGAGTGGCAATCATGTCATGGATTTCGATTTGTTTACCCCATGGCCTCATATAAAGATCTAAAGAGCGGGTAATAATGATGTTACGATGCCCTTGTTCTTTATGCCACACCAGTCGTTGTACAATTTTTTCATAAAGATGATTGGGGATTATTTCTTTGGAAAACTCATCAGCAATCTGGGTTAGCTCTTCCAGTTTTCGCCCTTTAAAGACGGAGTGGACCATTTTATTTAGCGCGTATTCATCACTGAGTCTTGATAAAAAAAGTAAGCTCCAGAATGCGTTACGGAAAATGAATTGGCAATAACCCATATTGCCTAGTAAATAACGAAAAAATCTAAGGCCACAAACCCCGTTGCTGAGCGTGCCATCAAAGTCAAAAACAGCTATAGGTTGTTGCATAAAATCCCCTAACTGTGCGGGAGCATAATAATAAGCCATACTATAAGTGCATTGAGTATTGCCAGCATGACGGCGGCAGAACCAATATCTTTCGCTTTCTTGGTTAATTCATGCCAACTTCGATCAATACGATTTAATGCAGTTTCTACGGCGGAATTGAGTAGCTCAACTATAGGAACTAATAAAAAAGAGCTGATTAAGGCTATACGTTCCAATGCTGAATCTCCTATCCAAAAGGCGGCAGGCAAGGCAATAAAGCTTGTATAAACTTCTAAGCGGAATGCAAACTCCTCTTTGAATGCAACTTTTAATCCGTCTAACGAATAAAATGTTGCTCTTTTAATTTGCAACCCTACTTTTGCCAGAAACTTTAGCATTCAATGTACCTTTAAAAAATAAACCTAGTTTGACCTGAATCCTTGCTTAATTCTGGACCAGACCCTTGTTTTTTTCAAATTGCTAACCAATAGAAAATTGCCAATCATCTTGATTATTCAATCTATTTTCCTTCTTTATGCTAGCCCGTTTTTGACAAACTATTTATCGTTTGCTAGCTTTTTAATAAGATCAGCAGAGCTATTAAACCGTGGTTGTAACCATTTATTGTTCTCCGAGGGATCGATGTATGAGCAGCCGTTACAGTAGCTTAGTCAGCTTATTAGAAGCAAAAGCGCAGTCAAAACCTGATTTTCCTCTGTATACTTTTCTAAGCAGAAACACGGACGAAAACAGGATTCTAACGCTTGAGGCCTTAGCAGAACAAGCAAGAAAAATAGCAATCCTCTTACAAAAGAGCACTCATCCCGGTGAACGCGTTATTATTATCTATCCCCCGGGGCTGGAATTAATTGCTGCATTTTTTGGTTGTTTGTATGCAGGTGTCATCGCGATCCCGGTTTATCCGCCCCATACTAAAGCGTTGGTGACTAAACTGCACCATATTATGCAAAACTCTGGGGCCAGAGTTGCCTTAACTACAGACGAGATTTTATGCAAAATTAAAAAGTTAAGGCTAGTAAAATTATTAAATAAAACACCCATTCTCGGCAAAATGGTCAATCATCTTGCCGGTCCATCTTTTGAACGGCATAGTCAATTGCTGGGCTGGGATTTTGAAAAAATGCATTTTCTTGTGACTGACTATTTATCAGATTATTCAGCTGATGGTTGGAGTAAGCCATTAATTGCTACAGATTCGCTTGCTTTTTTACAATATACCTCTGGGTCTACGGGAAAACCCAAAGGAGTAATGGTTAGTCATGGAAATTTATTAAATAACTTAGCGGTAATGCAATTGCGGAATCGCTCATCTGAAGATGATATTTGTGTCTCATGGTTGCCACCGTACCATGATATGGGGCTTATTGCTGGAATTTTGCAACCTCTTTTTACTGGCTAT
Above is a genomic segment from Legionella lytica containing:
- a CDS encoding HAD-IB family hydrolase → MQQPIAVFDFDGTLSNGVCGLRFFRYLLGNMGYCQFIFRNAFWSLLFLSRLSDEYALNKMVHSVFKGRKLEELTQIADEFSKEIIPNHLYEKIVQRLVWHKEQGHRNIIITRSLDLYMRPWGKQIEIHDMIATQLEVTDEGFLTGNIANHSFVGEKKLLALRELLHNQEHGTVYAYGDSASDRYILAAADYAYWIRNPADHVDLSLVDPLTHAQWKKDYKI
- a CDS encoding diacylglycerol kinase — protein: MLKFLAKVGLQIKRATFYSLDGLKVAFKEEFAFRLEVYTSFIALPAAFWIGDSALERIALISSFLLVPIVELLNSAVETALNRIDRSWHELTKKAKDIGSAAVMLAILNALIVWLIIMLPHS